The sequence below is a genomic window from Nostoc flagelliforme CCNUN1.
TGGGAATTATGCTCGAAGCTGTATATAGTCACGCCGAGATTCGAGTCAGCGACACAGGAATTGGCATCCCAGCAGACTTGCTGCCGTATGTGTTTGAGCGCTTCCGGCAAGGAGATTCCAGCGCCAGCAAAACAACTCAGGGACTTGGATTGGGCTTGTCAATCGTCCGTCATATTGTCGAACTTCACGGTGGAACAGTTCAAGCGCAAAGTGCAGGCAAGGGACGAGGAACCACAATTATCATCAGGCTGCCTCTGCGCTCAATGCCGCCGAAAATTACACCGCCAACTTATTTAGAGCCGAGCCTTTTATCAAAGACTCCAGATACATTAGATGGTAAAAATTCATCCCTTAACCTTGAAGGGTTATGCATCTTGGCTGTAGACGATCAAGCGGATAGCCGCGACTTACTACAGTGGATGTTAGAAGAGTTTGGGGCTGAAGTAGTGGTTGTTACATCGGCAAGGGAAGCGATCGCTGCTCTAACTGAATCTCCTGGCAGATACGATCTGCTTCTAGCAGATATTGGGATGCCAGAGGAGGATGGTTACTCCCTGATTCGTCAGATTAGAGAGCTTCAGGCTGAAGCTGGGGGACAAATTCCAGCAGCAGCAATCAGTGCCTATGCCACCGAGCAAGAGCGGCAAAGGGCAATTGAAGCTGGTTTCCAAATGCATCTAGCTAAACCGATTGAACTGACTCTATTGGTATTGATGATTGTAAAGTTGAGTGGACGAATCACAGATAATTCGTAATTCCTAATGGGCTACGCCCCGCTACGCTAACGTAATTTGTAATTGAAAGTACTGTATTTGATTTGTGAAAATGCGCGGTGTCCAAATCCCCGACTTCTCAAAGTCGGGGATTTAATTTTTTATAAATTATATGACAATACGGTTCAGTTAAGCCTTTTTTCTCCCCCTGCTTCCCCTGCATCCCCTGCTCCCCCTGCCTGCCTTAATAGATAAATTTCCTTAACTGAACCGTATTGAATTATATGATGTCCGCAAAATTAGAGGCTTCCAAATAAAAAAATGCTAAAAAAAACTTGTGTTCTGAACGAAAGTACTTGTGTTCTGAACGAAAGCCTTCGTGTTCTGAACGAAAGCCCTCGTGTTCTGAACGAAAGCCTTGTGTTCTGAACGAAAGCCTCGTGTTCTGAACGAAAGGACTTGTGTTCTGAACGAAAGCCCTTGTGTTTTGAACGAAAGTCCTCGTGTTCTGAACGAAAGCCCTTGTGTTCTGAACGAAAGCCCTTGTGTTCTGAACGAAAGTCCTCGTGTTCTGAACGAAAGGACTTGTGTTCTGGATGAAAGTACTTGTGTGTACACACAAGTCTTGTCGCAGCCATATCTTTATTAATAAATCTCGCACTACGTTTCTATCCCGCCTCGGAATGAATTCCGAGTCTCAGAGGCACTGTCCACTTAAGTGGACTTGGGCTATTAGTTCTGAACTTTAGTTCTGGGCGGGATGTCGGTAAGTGTGATAGTTTAACTCTGACAAAAATGTGGGTAAAAGAATTGAAACGTATGTGGACAGCACTTGTGTGTACACCCAATACGGTTCGGATAAGGTTTTTTTATGACACGCTCTAGATCCAAAGACGCGATAAATCGCCGTCTCTACAAAGGACTGATTCTTGTAAAGACGGCGATTTATCGCGTCTCTTGCCTTAACCGAACCGTATTGTGTATACACCGTAGGCAAGCGCGGAGGGGTTGGGGTGGGGTTCTTTTATGGTAGGCGGACATAATATTATTTACGACTGCTATATATTATGTTTGAATAAATGTTTGAATTACGTATAAATTGTTTAATATGCATCTAAAACATTCAAAAGTTATAGGCTATGTTTGACATCTTTACTTAAAAAGATACAAAACATATTTAATTCATTCTATTAAAACAGAAGATATCAACTATGAATTGAGGAGTTTTACGCATGACTGCAACCTTCATGAAAGTGCCTAAGTTTCGCGCTACTCAATGGGTGAGCTTTATTGGTGGAGAAGGGATTGTACGCAGCTACACACCTGAATCTGGTACATGGACGTATCTTATTGAGATGGCATTAGGGTTAAAGCCTGACTTTGGCAGAGTTGGTGCAGAAACGATGATACTCCTTACCGAGGCAGATTTACATCTTACACACATTGCTAGTGAGGGCGACGTTACCCTTAAGAGATTCGAGGCAGTTTATAACCTCAAATGACTTACTTCTGAATGATGTCATTCAAAGACTTCAAAACTGATAGCTACTCCTTAGATGAGGTTATCCAAAAATCTGATTTTGACGAACAATTAGAGCAAGACTTCAATACCATTGATGGTAATTTTTGCCGATTAGAAATCAACTGCCAGTGCCTTATAAATGCTAGGAGATTTTTAAACAATATCAGTAGCGAGTAAGTAAAGCAGTAGCAAGATGTTTACCTCACAAGATTTGATAATTTGTTTGTTGTAAGTCCCTAAATACAAACACTCAAGCATTTTTAAGGAAGATTCGTGACAGTTCAATCACTTACCTCTACCTCAATAGGTAGAAAAATCCTCGTATTGAGTAAGAGAAATGTAGCCTTTTTTGCTACCATTCATGTTCTAGCCCTGCTTGCTCCCTGGTATTTTTCCTGGTCAGCGCTGGGTGTGGCGATCGCACTTTATTGGTTATTTGGCAGTATCGGTATTTGCTTAGGCTATCATCGCTTACTAACACACCGCAGTTTTCAAGTCCCGAAAGCGTTGGAGTATGCCTTTACGTTTTTAGGCGCATTAGCCATGCAAGGCGGCCCAATCTTTTGGGTAGCGGGACATCGTTTGCACCATGCTTTTACCGAAGATGTAGACAAAGATCCCTACTCTGCCCGTCGTGGTTTCTGGTGGAGCCATATTCTTTGGATTCTCTACCCCCGCCCTGAATTTTTTGCTACCGACACTTATCGTAAATATGCTCCCGACTTGGCACGCGATGCGTTTTACTCCTGGCTCGATCGCTATTTCTTACTGCTGCAACTGCCGTTAGGAGTTCTACTGTATCTACTAGGTGGCTGGTCGTTTGTAGTTTATGGGATATTTGTCAGAATAGTTTTCCTCTGGCACACAACTTGGTTAATTAACTCAGCGACACATTTGATTGGGAATCGAACATTTGAAACCGAAGATGGATCTCGTAATCTCTGGTGGGCAGCACTCCTAACCTTTGGGGAAGGCTGGCACAACAATCACCATGCTTACCCCAATGTGGCAAAGGCTGGCTGGCAGTGGTGGCAGGTAGATGTGACGTGGTGGGCAATTCAAACATTGAAGACACTGGGGTTAGCCAAAAAAGTGGTAATGCCTCCTGCAAATCTCAACTGAGGCTCGATTGTATTTAATGACTTTCTAAATATCTTCTCAAACATTTGGAACTTTTAGCAGCCGAGTAGCCGCGTGTCATATCTTGTTAAGGAATTATTATCATGAGACAACTTGTTATTGCTGAACGCGTAAGCCTCATTGGTCATATCGTGTCAATGGTATTTGGATTGGTAGGAATACTACTGGTTGTACCTAATGCCCAAGTAATTTTGAACTTATCCGAGGTTGGACAAACTGCCATGCAATGGAGTATGGCAGGGGGCGGTGTAGTTTATATGATTTTAGGCGCGGTAGGTGTTTTCTTGTATGCCATGCGGACTTTGGGTTTAGGTCGTGCTTTGGCATTTCTGTTGCCATCTGTATTTATTTCTCTAGGAAGTGAATTACTAGGAACCAGTACGGGTTTTCCATTTGGTCATTATAGTTACTTAAGCGGTTTAGGTTATAAGATTGCAGGTTTAGTCCCATTTACAATTCCCTTGTCGTGGTTTTATTTGGGATTTGTTTCTTACCTACTAGCACGTGCAGGTTTAGAAGTGGACAAAAAACCCAACTTGTGGCGTCATATAAGTGCGATCGCTTTGGGTGCTTTGTTACTAACCTCCTGGGATTTTGTTCTCGATCCCGCAATGAGTCAAACTTCCCTGCCCTTTTGGTATTGGCAACAACCAGGCCCCTTCTTTGGAATGCCTTACCAAAACTTTGCAGGGTGGCTGGGTACTAGCTCAGTATTTATGACTGTGACTGCACTGTTGTGGAGAAACAATCCAATTAACTGGGATCGATACCTGCGGTGGGCTTTGCCAACGCAACTTAATATACCTTTAGCAGTTTATTTAAGTAACTTTGGTTTCGCCACAGTCATGAGCTTAACAGCTGGATTCTTTGTACCCGTGTTGCTAGGCTTATTACTGGGTGTCACTCCCGCAGTGCTGCTGTGGTTGAAAGGCTCATCTATACCCGGACAAGTTCCCACTGAACCACCAGAAATCTCTGTAGCTGGTTAAACCTACAGCTACTCCGGCTGATCTTCCTCTATTGGGGCAATAGTTCGTTTCGTGGCAAAGCCGTTGAGAATTATGCCTCGAACTAAGGACACCTCTTTATCCAAATTCATTGCATGATCCTCAAATTTTGTTGCGGCACTAGTTAAATTGGAGTTTCTCATCTGTTCTGCCATTTGACGGGAGAATGTAACCTTTTCTTCCATTACCCGCACAGCCGACCACAGCGCATTTTCGAGATTCTGAGTTTGCTCTGCCAGGAACACATTAGCTGTAAAAGAATGCCCCGTATGACAGCGAAACCGCAACGGCTGTTCTTTGCCAATTTGCCAAATGCTGCCGTTGCATTCAGGGCAGGTGTAAGTCGTTCTAGTCCCGATCGCTTCTACATTCTTTAAAAACTCCTGGGTATTCATCTGCTGTTCAGCAATCTTGGATTCAATTTCGATCTCTTCGGTCACGGGATATGCCTCCTCCTGGGCGGCGGGTTCCTTTGATAACTGCACTAGTAGGTCTGGGATTTCTGCAAGCGGCAGGCAGTAATCGACATTCACATATCGCAAGGCGCTCTTGGCCATGCTGGGGTATTCTGCTTCGTTCGGATCTTGAACGATCGCTACTCCGCCCCGTTTCTTGATTGCCTGCAACCCCACCGTGCCATCATCAAGATAGCCAGTGAGTACCACACCTACCACCCTTGTACCATAAGCGCGGGCGGCTGAACGAAATAACGCATCGATCGCGGGACGAAAGCGGTTTTCTTGAGGGCCGCGCACGACACGCATCGAGCCTTGATTGACCAACAGGTGATAATCGGGCGGTGCGACATAGATTCGCCCCGTTTGAATTGACTCTCCATCTACCGGGTGAGATGCTGGGAGAGAGCCTACATCTGCAAGAATTTGGGGGAGAATGCTGGGCTTATCTGCTGCAAGATGCTGAACAATAAAGAAGACAGCATCAATCTCAGTGGGCAGAGCGCCCAAGATTGCGCCCAGTGCTTTGAGTCCGCCTGCTGAAGTCCCAATAACAATAATGTCGTGTCCAAGCATAGATTTTTTTTCTTAATGAATAAAAGCGTTTTAGGGAACTCCAAAAAATAAATTATCCAATTTCACTCTTTCAAAACGAATTTCCTTCCCCCTGCCCCCTGCTCCCCTGCTCCCCTGCCCCCTGCCATTCCCACTTGGAGAGTTCTTCTATCGGCAATAAACTGGCTTCAATCTCCTGGCGCACAACGTCTGTGATTTCACAGTTGCTATTAAGGCAATCGATAAGCAACTGATTGGCATTGTAATACTGTTGTAATACTTGTTGTTGCTGTGGGCTGAAATGCCAGTGATGCTGAATGTTTCGATGCTTGGCGATCGCAGTTTTTAACTGTTCCATCCAAGCAGGATAACTTGTTTGCCACCATGTTTGAATGCTTTCTTTACTTTGTTCTGGATCGGGCAGTAGGTCTTTAAGTTGTTGTAAAGCTTGATGTAAGCCAGCATCTTGAACAATTGCTAAAGCACTACTCAGAGCATCATTGCACCCATAAATATCGGCAAAATTAGATTTGCATTCCATTACTAGGTTATCTAATGCCACATCCAAAAAAATATCTTGATCGAAGATGCAGACAAAAGCAAAGTACGGGGTAAGGTGAGGAGTCCTAGCCAGGGCAAGATAAAACGCCCGAATTGCAGCAGGGTGAGGAGCAGCAAGAGACTTTTGACTTGCCCAAGTCAAAAATTTTTGCAAATATGAATCTTGAGCTACTAACGCATCAATTTCTTGCTTCATCAACAGTACCAAAAAATCTGCACTCCGCAGCATAGCAACCGTTAACAAAAAGATTTCACGCCACCTGGGTTCAGTAATATGAGTCACCAGACGTTCTAAGGGTTGTTTTAATGCTTGTAAATTATAACTGGCAACGATTTTTCGAGCAGTCAGGTATTCTTGAAACGTCAAATAAGAGAAAGAGAAAATCCCCCGCACTCGTTCTGCTAGTAATCCATGTTGCAACTCTATCGCCTGAAGTACCCCTTCACTATCTAATTCCAATTCCTCTGGTTCTGTGGAAGCATTCGGCAAATCACCGATATAATCGCTAATATATTGCTCAACAATGCGTTGTTCAAAAAAGTAATTACCCTGCTCAAATGTCGCGCTAGCAAACTGACTCAGCAACTTAAGTTTTTGTGGTAATAAAAAACCTTCGTACACTTCATCCCGCTCAATTGCTTTAGTTTCGTCCCATTTGCTCAAGAGCAGGTCTAAACATTGCTTATAAAATGCAGCTTTTTGAGTTGGAAATTTGTTCTGGTGATGAAAAACCCAGCAGGCGAGATGCAAAAACAAGGGAGTGATAGCAAGTCTTTGAAATTGTAAATTTTCAGGTAAATCTAGTTTCTCAATAAACTCAGCTGCTTGTTCTTGTTTATCCTGGATGTTCTTTTTCGTAACTGCTGTAAACCACTTCTGAGCAAAAGCAACAATTTGATCTTGACTAAAAGGGGCAATTTCAACATCTGTAAAGCGTCTGAGGTTCAAAGCTTTAGCTGCCGTGCGGCAGGTGACGACAAACATATTCTTTTGATACTTTTCAGATAGTCTGCGAATCTCATTGACGACACCCTTACTCTGTTGATGGAGTACTTCATCTAATCCATCCAGCAACAGCAACACTCTACCCTCTAACAACAAAGTTTCCAGCACAGATGGATCTGAAATTCCACAGGTGAGGAAGTCTTCGCAAATATAGTTCAGTAAATGGAACTCTCCTACTTCTCTAGATTTGTCGGCAAAATCTCTTAAGGTGACAAAAATAGTCACCCGATTTGCTGCAAATTTCCCTCGGTTGCATTGAATCGCCAGATGTTGTAAAAAAGTGGTTTTACCTGCTCCCGGTTTACCCAACACCCGCAGCTTTGAGTAAGTTTGAACTGCCGTGATCCCCGCGATTTGTGTCTGGGATACTTCACCTAAACCAAAGCGATCAAATTCTTTTGATGTAAAGTTTTGCAAATCAGCAAACTCTAACCATTGAAGGCTGGCAATCTCCTCCAAAATGTTGACATCGATATAAATGTCGTCGATTCTAACGGGGCGAGTAACATCTAATAGCTGCAAAGTGCCGCACTGGTGTTGAATTTTGTCAAAGCGTTGCGATCGCACTTGTTGTACTAGAGCATCAATATCTAAAAATTCAGCAGTACCAAGTTCTTTTGATTCAGAGAATTCTTCTGGAGGATTAGCCGCAATCTCCCGCCAATTCAACGACAACACAGAACAAATTTCTATAAAGATATGACGCTCAACGGGACGCCCAGTAAAAAACCGCCAAATTGGTTGGCGAGTCTTTAAGTTAACTTCAAAAGCCAAATTTTCTTGTGTCCACCCCTTATGAGCGAACGCTTTTTTAGCTTGTTGAATCCCGGCGAGGGATGCTTCGAGCGATCGCTTGACCATAGGAGCTTACACACATCAAATAATAATTCTTCAAGTTAACATTATTGCAACATATAGTTTTGGAACTACTTAGAAACCAAGTGAGCTATTTTGGCTATTTTTAAATGTTAATGATTGCTTTCAAGCATCTTTAGCCAATATCCTGTAAATGCCTTTCCTCAGTAAGTCTGAGGAGTTAAAGTATTTTTTGTAACTGAATATTGAGTTTTTTTGTATATTTAGTACCTTTAGTAGTACGGCAAGCTTAAAATTTATGTACGATTAAGTACTCATAATTATTGTACCACTTCTGTACGCTAGTGTCCTTGTGTGTAAAGTTAGTTTGTTCTAATTAATATTTAAATAAGGGAGATTAAGCTGGTGATTTAGAGGTTTACCTACCCGCATCAGGCTGATATTGTCAAGTCCTTTTATTGTGTTGTAGCTGGCTTTTCAAACATAATTTGCTCTTAGATGCATGAGCAAAGTAAACGCATTTTAAGCATAATATTTTTATTCTTGATTTCAATAGTTCTAGCGTTTTATTTTCAAGCCTACTTATTAGGTAAAATCCTTATTAACAAAAAAGAATACATGCACAACCTCACCAAAATAAGAAACAATACAATTCAGTTAAGCCCCAAATTCAATGCAAAAATACCTAAAATCAATACCAAAAATCCTTAACCCAAGCGTATTAAAATAAGAAATATGAATTCCGTGCGAATGGTGGAGTTCGGCGTGAGCGCTCAGTCGAACGCTAAATAAATGGTGAAACACCACAACAAATTTTCAATTTGGTGCAAAACCATCAATGCCGGGTCAGAATCAATCAGTGAGGAATTCTGACGAACTTTATTGTTTATGTACATACCTACAGCTGATAAGAAGCCGTCAAAGCTACCGCCAAAGCATCCGCAGCATCATCCGGCTTAGGAATATCATCTAAATCCAACTCCCGCGCCACTGCTTCTTGCACTTCCGACTTATCGGCATTGCCATACCCTGTTAAAGCTTGTTTAATTTGAGCAGGAGTAAACTCTACATAAGGAAGACGACGCTGGCCCAACACTAGAATGACTATACCCCGCGCCTGTGCAACCAGGATTGTACTTGACATCCGATAGAAGAATAGCTTCTCGATCGCAACCAAATCTGGTTTAAATTCCTCCATCACGGTGTGTAAATCATCAAACAAGGTACATAAGCGCAGTCCCATTTCTACATCCGCCGACGTTTTGATTACCCCAAAATCCAGCATATTTACTCTGGTCTCTTGTACCTTGTTAGGAATTTGTGTGCAGGTAATTACCCCAAACCCTAAAATTGCCAGTCCTGGATCTAATCCTAAAATTCGTTTTTCCATTAAATTCACTTTTATCAAGCTAGTGTATTGTTTAACTAGAAATACTGGCAATCTTGACCACTTGCTCTTAGTCTAATGAGATTGACAAATATAATAGTTTCACGCCTAGTGTTTTAAACCAAGTGGTGTACATTTTCTGTTAATTATTGTTTGTAGCACTGCTGTAAATCAGGTATGTCAATTGGTTTTCTCAGACAAGCCCTCAACGCCCTGCAAAAGCAGTCGCGTTCTCGTACTTCCTATCGGGTTAACCAGTGGTTCAAATGGTTATCCCCTGGACTATCGGTAAAACGTTGGTTGTTGATCAGTATTGGGGGTGTACTGCTGGCAAGTTTGGGATTAGCTATCTGGATTAAGCTGACCCCAATTTTTTGGATGATCGAGTTGTTTAGGGGTTTCCTGGGAGTAATCACCAACATTTTACCGAACTATGTTAGTGGGCCTTTGGTGCTGCTTGGCGGCTTGCTGTTAGTGCTTTGGGGGCAAACTCGCACTGTAGGCTCAATTACTAAGGTACTAAGAACAGAAGGCGGAGAGGAACTCATCGATGTCTTGCTGGCCCATCATCGATTGTACCGAGGCCCGAAAATAGTGGTAATTGGTGGTGGTACGGGACTTTCTACGTTGTTGAGGGGATTGAAAACCTACAGCGCTAATATTACTGCTATTGTCACTGTCGCCGATGATGGTGGATCTTCTGGGCGGTTGCGTCAAGAATTTGGAGTATTACCACCAGGGGATATTCGCAATTGTTTGGCTGCACTAGCAGATGAAGAAAAGTTATTAACAGAATTGTTTCAATACCGTTTTCGGGCTGGAGATGGGTTAACGGGTCACAGTTTTGGTAATTTGTTTTTAACCGCAATGAGTGATATTACTGGAGATTTAGAACAAGCAGTTGCAGCCAGTTCTAAAGTGCTAGCAGTACGGGGACAAGTACTACCAGCAACTCTCAGTGATGTTCGCCTCTGGGCAGAATTAGCCGATGGTCGTCGCATTGATGGGGAGTCTAGCATTCCCAAAGCTGGCGGTAAAATTGTCAAAATTGGCTGCATTCCAGCTAATCCTCCGGCAGTACCAGCAGCTATTAAGGCACTTAAAGAAGCTGATTACATTATTATTGGCCCAGGTAGCCTTTATACAAGCCTGATTCCTAATTTATTAGTACCAGAAATTGCCGATGCGATCGCTCAAACAGATGCCCCCCGTATTTATATCTGCAATATAATGACTCAACCAGGAGAAACTGAAGGCTACACCGTTGCAGATCACATCAGAGCAATTGATGCTGCTTGTGGGCAAAGACGGCTATTCGATGCTGTGCTAATTCACAAAAAATCCCCCTCGGAGCAATCACTCATGCGTTACGCCCAACAAAACTCCCATCCGGTTTTCCTGGACAGAGAAGCCGTAACTCAGCTAGGGCGAAGGATTGTTCTAGCTAATGTTTTGTATGAAGATGAAACGGGTTTTGTGCGTCACAATCCGGAGAAATTAGCACAAGTGCTATTGCGGTGGTACGGTAGAGGCCATCACGGTAGGTAGTCATTAGTCGTTTGTCATTTGTGAATAACCAATCCCCCATGCCCCATGCCCTATGACCAATGACTAATTATGAAAATGTTTCTTGCAGATACAGAGGCGACGCTACGCTTAGGTATTACTCTTGGTGAATACCTGACTCTTGGCAGTGTAATTTTATTAGAAGGTGATTTAGGTGCTGGTAAAACTACCCTAGTTCAAGGTATTGGCAAGGGTTTGGGAATCACTGAACCTATTGTCAGTCCCACTTTCACGCTGATTAATGAATACACGGAAGGACGCCTCCCCCTTTACCACCTAGATTTATATCGCCTAGAACCACAAGAAGTTGCAGCGCTGAATTTAGAAAGTTACTGGGAAGGTGTCGAAGTCATACCAGGAATTGTGGCAGTTGAATGGGCGGAACGATTGCCCTACAAGCCAGATAGCTATCTAAATGTGAGCTTGACTTATGGAAATGAGGGCACTCGTCAAGTCGAACTCATCCCATTCAATTGTGCCATTAGCGAAGTTATTGCCGCGATTTAAGCTCATCTCCCGACTTAAGTACGAAAAATGTAACTTTCTTTAGCACATACAACACAAGAAAATTTCTGCAAACAGTCGAGGGAGAACTTCACACTCGTTCTATCTGCCACTACCACGCTCACCACTGTAAATCACTAACATTGTTATCTCAACCCAAAATAAATGAAAAAATTTTGTAACAACAGCTTTATTGCTGCAATAATCACTTAAAAAACTGATTTAGATGGTCTATGAATGAAGAAAATGTAAACTGTTGTTGGGTTAAATGAGAGTTTTCATAGAACTTAGTCAGCTTGCTTTTACCCGATTGCTTCTCTACTGTCATTAAGAGAACAAATCTGGATTACTTAGCAGCCAAAGCTAGTAGAGAAAAGTTAAACAACATCAAGCAAGTTCTGTAGAGGTTGTCTAACTTTTCCTTATACTCAATATACCCAAATTTAAGTTATAATATATACACAAATATACTGAATTATAAAATGTTTGAAAATTCATTTAAAAAATTTTAAATAGCAATAAGTTTTTCTCTTCACATCTGTAATAAATACTGATATTAATAAATTAAAATAAAACATCTCGTATTTCTACATAATTATCGTAGAAATACGAGATGTTTTGTCTTAAACCTCGTCTACCTTGAGAACTGTAGTTTTTCGCCAAGAGACTGAGATTGCTTCCTTACGTCGCAATGACGCATCTGAATTCTTGGAAACTCCAGGTTTCAACATGGACGAGGTTTATATTAGTTGACATTAATATGTCTACGTGGATGCACTAGTTATTTTTAATAAAAGAGGCGATCGCCTCTTTTATCTGAGAACCGGAGTCGTCTCTGGTATAATACGTAAGACCTTTATCAATGAATGCAGAAGTAGTATTTATTAACTGCTGAATAATCTCCGAGTTAGTGTTATCTATTTCTTCACTGACTTTTTCCCCTGTAAATAGGTTTTTTCGCTCTTCTGGAGCTAATAGAATGCGAGGATCTTTATAAGTCTCTTTTGGCTTGGGTTTGAATTTCTCATTTAAGTCAAACTGAAGACGTAAGTAACGTTTAGAATCGTATCCACCCATGATTTGCCGACAAATCGTACTACCAATCTCAGATGTAGGTTCCATAAAGATATTAGTAAGATTTTTTACCCAGTCTAAGCCTTTCCATTTGCTTATTTGCTTATATTGATATGGTTCGCCAGTTTGACCTGTGCCAATAGAAAGGATAGAAATATCTTCTAATCGCAGATTATCAAGTTTATATTTTTGCTTTATTTCTGGAGAGACTGAAGACTGACTAATCCTCATAACTAGGCTCAAAGCTGCAAGAGAGGGGTTGTTAGCAGAAACTCCTCCATCAATGTGTGGGAATTCCCAATCACCAAATTTTTCTTTATCTACAGGTTCTAATTTATATGGTGGAAAAAAAGTAGGAGCTGAAGCAGAAGCGGTACATATCTCCCATAAATAACAGTCATCGTACCATCTGTCTCCCAGATCGGGATGACAATTTGTAAAAAAGGTTGTATTACGATATAACGTATCGTAAGCAAGAATCAAGAGAACAGGTTTTTGAATATCCTTTATTTTTGTGGATTTATATGCATCTTTGAGGACGCTAATCATTCCATCATGAGAATATTTAGATACTGAAAATATATCAATAATTGATTTGATGATAGACGGCAAGTTTTTATAGCGCTCTTTTCTATCCAACGGGAATATATCTTTACCTCTATCTTTATACATTTTAATGAGTTCACTGCTCTCTTTTCCTACAGCAATTCCTCCTGCTAATATTGAACCGGTAGAAGTGCCAGAAATCAGATCAAAGTATTCGTGTAAGAAGTTTCCTTTCCCCTGCTTTCTAATTTCTTGTTCTACTTGTTGAAGTATTCGTGCTGCAACGACTCCACGAATACCACCACCATCTAAAGCTAAAATTTTGAAGGACATAGCAATTCTCTATGATTATTTCTATGGTTATGTTTCTGGGGAATACATGACCTGGATGAAGGTCAAGCATCATGAGATTTGTTGCAATACTACCTATCCGGCTGGAAGATTTAAAGAACCGCCTTCTCTACCAGACACGTAGCTTGCTTCCCCGTAGGAGTACGCGCAACGTCTCCTCAGAGAAGGACGCCAAGCAGTGAAAAGAAGAATAAATAGTTAATCTTATGGCGGAAAGAGAGTAGTTATTAAAGATTTGACTTGAAACACTTACAAATAAATTCAGAGTTTCAAGTTGCAATTTCTGATACAGCGGTTCCCATTCAGATGCGGTATAACATTATATCGCCAGGTGTAGGCTAGGTGTAGGGGCACGGCACTGCCTGCCCCGATATACCTCACATAAACGAGAACCGCTATACAGCAACAAGTCAATGCCCTTTAGTTAAAAGGGTAAAGGAAAAAAACAAGGATTTTCGCCTTTTAGCC
It includes:
- a CDS encoding gluconeogenesis factor YvcK family protein — its product is MSIGFLRQALNALQKQSRSRTSYRVNQWFKWLSPGLSVKRWLLISIGGVLLASLGLAIWIKLTPIFWMIELFRGFLGVITNILPNYVSGPLVLLGGLLLVLWGQTRTVGSITKVLRTEGGEELIDVLLAHHRLYRGPKIVVIGGGTGLSTLLRGLKTYSANITAIVTVADDGGSSGRLRQEFGVLPPGDIRNCLAALADEEKLLTELFQYRFRAGDGLTGHSFGNLFLTAMSDITGDLEQAVAASSKVLAVRGQVLPATLSDVRLWAELADGRRIDGESSIPKAGGKIVKIGCIPANPPAVPAAIKALKEADYIIIGPGSLYTSLIPNLLVPEIADAIAQTDAPRIYICNIMTQPGETEGYTVADHIRAIDAACGQRRLFDAVLIHKKSPSEQSLMRYAQQNSHPVFLDREAVTQLGRRIVLANVLYEDETGFVRHNPEKLAQVLLRWYGRGHHGR
- the tsaE gene encoding tRNA (adenosine(37)-N6)-threonylcarbamoyltransferase complex ATPase subunit type 1 TsaE, with protein sequence MKMFLADTEATLRLGITLGEYLTLGSVILLEGDLGAGKTTLVQGIGKGLGITEPIVSPTFTLINEYTEGRLPLYHLDLYRLEPQEVAALNLESYWEGVEVIPGIVAVEWAERLPYKPDSYLNVSLTYGNEGTRQVELIPFNCAISEVIAAI
- a CDS encoding patatin-like phospholipase family protein translates to MSFKILALDGGGIRGVVAARILQQVEQEIRKQGKGNFLHEYFDLISGTSTGSILAGGIAVGKESSELIKMYKDRGKDIFPLDRKERYKNLPSIIKSIIDIFSVSKYSHDGMISVLKDAYKSTKIKDIQKPVLLILAYDTLYRNTTFFTNCHPDLGDRWYDDCYLWEICTASASAPTFFPPYKLEPVDKEKFGDWEFPHIDGGVSANNPSLAALSLVMRISQSSVSPEIKQKYKLDNLRLEDISILSIGTGQTGEPYQYKQISKWKGLDWVKNLTNIFMEPTSEIGSTICRQIMGGYDSKRYLRLQFDLNEKFKPKPKETYKDPRILLAPEERKNLFTGEKVSEEIDNTNSEIIQQLINTTSAFIDKGLTYYTRDDSGSQIKEAIASFIKNN